Proteins from a genomic interval of Polaribacter sejongensis:
- the mnmE gene encoding tRNA uridine-5-carboxymethylaminomethyl(34) synthesis GTPase MnmE produces MIKNDTIIALATPAGVGAISVIRLSGENAITIVDAFFKSIKKGKTLKNQKTHTIHLGHIIQNNILVDEVLVSVFKNPNSYTGENVVEISCHGSSFIQQEIIQLFLQNGCRMADNGEFTMRAFLNGKMDLSQAEAVADVIASNSAASHQMAIQQMRGGITNELKDLRVQLLDFAALIELELDFSGEDVEFADRTKFKELVAKITFVLKRLIDSFSFGNAMKNGIPVAIIGEPNVGKSTLLNTLLNEEKAIVSDIAGTTRDAIEDEMIIDGVAFRFIDTAGIRETEDVVESIGIKKAYEKAENAQLIIFLIDSNKYSYASDEFLEEIETIKTRFPNKRLLVIANKVDTLSCHDSAVLQSDIENLILLSAKNKTGIEELKNELTSLVNIGALSNNETIVTNSRHFEALNNALIAISSVQEGIDLEISTDLFSIDIRECLRHLGNITGEYDVDKDILGHIFGNFCIGK; encoded by the coding sequence ATGATTAAAAACGATACTATTATTGCTTTGGCAACTCCTGCTGGTGTTGGCGCTATTTCTGTAATTAGACTTTCTGGAGAAAATGCTATCACTATTGTTGATGCTTTTTTTAAATCGATAAAAAAAGGAAAGACTTTAAAGAATCAGAAAACGCACACCATTCATTTAGGACATATTATACAAAATAATATTCTTGTTGATGAAGTTTTAGTTTCTGTTTTTAAAAACCCTAATTCTTATACAGGAGAAAATGTAGTTGAAATCTCTTGTCATGGTTCTAGTTTTATTCAGCAAGAAATTATTCAATTATTCTTACAAAATGGTTGTAGAATGGCTGATAATGGTGAGTTTACCATGCGTGCTTTTTTAAACGGTAAGATGGATTTAAGTCAAGCAGAAGCGGTTGCCGATGTAATTGCTTCTAATTCTGCGGCAAGTCACCAAATGGCAATTCAGCAAATGCGTGGCGGAATTACCAATGAATTGAAAGACCTGCGTGTTCAGTTGTTAGATTTTGCAGCTTTAATTGAGTTAGAACTCGATTTTTCTGGTGAAGATGTGGAATTTGCAGACAGAACGAAGTTTAAAGAATTGGTGGCTAAAATTACTTTTGTCTTAAAGCGTTTAATTGATAGTTTTTCTTTTGGAAATGCTATGAAAAACGGAATTCCGGTTGCTATTATTGGCGAACCAAATGTTGGAAAATCTACACTTTTAAATACACTTTTAAACGAAGAAAAAGCCATTGTTTCTGATATTGCTGGTACAACCAGAGATGCTATTGAAGATGAAATGATTATTGATGGTGTTGCTTTTCGTTTTATTGATACTGCCGGAATTAGAGAAACGGAAGATGTTGTAGAGAGTATCGGGATTAAAAAAGCGTACGAAAAAGCAGAAAATGCCCAGTTGATTATTTTCTTAATCGACTCTAATAAGTACTCCTACGCTAGTGATGAATTTTTAGAAGAAATAGAAACTATAAAAACACGCTTCCCTAACAAACGCTTATTAGTGATTGCCAACAAAGTTGATACCTTATCTTGCCATGATTCCGCTGTTTTACAGTCTGATATTGAGAATCTAATTTTACTTTCTGCTAAAAACAAAACAGGTATTGAAGAGCTTAAAAACGAATTGACTTCTTTGGTTAATATTGGTGCTTTAAGTAACAACGAAACTATTGTTACTAATTCGCGTCATTTTGAGGCTTTAAACAATGCTTTAATCGCTATTTCTTCTGTGCAAGAGGGAATTGATTTAGAAATTTCTACAGACTTATTTTCTATTGATATTAGAGAGTGTTTGCGTCATTTAGGGAATATAACTGGGGAATATGATGTGGATAAGGATATTTTGGGGCATATATTTGGGAATTTTTGTATTGGCAAATAG
- a CDS encoding mechanosensitive ion channel family protein, giving the protein MDKITEKLEIWKDVFIKNIPNIAIAIVVLFIAYFASRGMNSIVNKTIGKKIRQKSVRDLVSRFASALTILLGLYLAMTVLKFDDTLKAIISAAGVSGIVIGLALQGTLSNTISGVVLSFRQNLNIGNWVETNGYSGEVIDINLNYFVIKEADNNMVVIPNKTILESPFKNYSLTKKMRISIECGVEYGADLDKVEALTREVISNNFTQNEANKEVEFFYTEFGDSSINFLCRFWVDSTNAMGKLKAKSLAIIKIKQAFDKENISIPFPMRTLEILPNQQLDIKNIVDKEQS; this is encoded by the coding sequence ATGGATAAAATAACTGAAAAACTAGAGATCTGGAAAGATGTCTTTATCAAAAACATTCCCAACATTGCTATTGCAATAGTAGTACTATTTATAGCCTATTTTGCTTCAAGAGGAATGAACTCTATTGTAAACAAAACGATAGGAAAAAAAATAAGACAAAAATCTGTTAGAGATTTAGTTTCTAGATTTGCCTCTGCCCTAACTATATTACTTGGCTTGTATTTAGCCATGACTGTATTAAAGTTTGATGATACCCTAAAAGCCATTATTTCTGCTGCTGGCGTGTCTGGTATTGTGATTGGTTTGGCGCTACAAGGTACACTTTCTAACACTATTTCTGGTGTTGTTTTATCCTTTAGACAAAATTTAAACATTGGTAATTGGGTAGAAACCAATGGTTATTCTGGTGAAGTAATAGATATTAATTTAAATTACTTTGTTATAAAAGAGGCAGATAATAATATGGTAGTTATACCCAATAAAACCATTTTAGAAAGTCCTTTTAAAAATTATTCTCTCACCAAGAAAATGAGAATTTCTATAGAATGTGGTGTAGAATATGGTGCAGATCTAGATAAGGTAGAAGCGCTAACTAGAGAAGTAATTTCTAACAATTTTACACAAAATGAAGCTAATAAGGAAGTAGAATTCTTTTACACCGAGTTTGGTGATAGCTCTATTAATTTTTTATGCAGATTTTGGGTAGATTCTACCAATGCAATGGGAAAATTAAAGGCTAAAAGTCTCGCGATAATAAAAATTAAACAAGCGTTTGACAAAGAAAACATCAGTATCCCGTTCCCAATGAGAACATTAGAGATATTACCCAACCAACAGTTAGACATCAAGAATATTGTTGATAAAGAGCAATCTTAA
- a CDS encoding PKD domain-containing protein, translating to MKNYIKIKKVRLFFSRNLMFFFLMISLLLVSSCEDDSEAAPEASFTFITDDDRVVTITNTSINAEQYYWNFGEVGSAISEEESPTFTYASDGTFKIALSAVGLGGVHQIVQDVTVEEIIPPGIPVPKYKLITDNLSSNFENLTNLNDADTFTWDFGDGNQSSDASPTHSYADAGRYEVTFTAAGPLGSSVLVDSVFVSKELKINNGTWDDEPVKNDNRIAWRNTALEKLADGVFGDSDYYAKATSSNNHTVGGSYAANLTTNNSSSKPRRWLYQDIIVSPNASYTITFWMKQKPDAGCATYANIYEDHFDAPEFIDVSEKIIASQTYDDATGSSTAEWIEQQITFETGSSSEIVFFMTNDFTASEQAYYDDFTIVKN from the coding sequence ATGAAAAACTATATTAAAATAAAAAAAGTAAGATTATTCTTTTCAAGAAACTTGATGTTCTTTTTTCTAATGATAAGTCTCTTATTAGTAAGTTCTTGTGAAGATGATAGTGAAGCTGCACCAGAAGCGTCTTTTACTTTTATAACGGATGATGACAGAGTTGTTACTATTACAAATACATCAATAAATGCAGAGCAATATTATTGGAATTTTGGAGAAGTAGGTTCAGCTATTTCAGAAGAAGAAAGTCCAACTTTTACATACGCATCAGATGGTACTTTTAAAATTGCTTTGAGTGCAGTTGGATTAGGTGGTGTGCATCAAATAGTACAGGATGTTACCGTTGAAGAAATTATTCCTCCTGGAATTCCTGTTCCAAAGTATAAGCTAATTACTGATAATCTAAGTTCAAACTTTGAAAACTTAACAAACCTAAATGATGCGGATACATTTACTTGGGATTTTGGTGATGGTAATCAATCAAGTGATGCTAGTCCAACTCATAGTTATGCAGACGCTGGTAGGTACGAAGTTACATTTACGGCTGCAGGTCCATTAGGTTCTTCCGTATTAGTAGATAGTGTATTTGTTTCAAAAGAACTTAAAATAAACAATGGTACTTGGGATGATGAGCCTGTGAAAAATGATAATAGAATAGCTTGGAGAAATACCGCTTTGGAGAAATTAGCAGATGGTGTTTTTGGAGACTCAGACTATTATGCCAAAGCGACTAGTAGCAATAATCATACAGTTGGGGGAAGTTATGCTGCAAATTTAACAACAAATAATTCATCTTCTAAGCCAAGACGTTGGTTATATCAAGACATTATCGTTTCTCCAAATGCAAGTTATACAATAACTTTTTGGATGAAACAGAAACCTGATGCAGGTTGTGCTACGTATGCCAATATTTATGAAGATCATTTTGATGCACCAGAATTTATAGATGTATCAGAGAAAATAATCGCATCACAAACGTATGATGATGCTACAGGAAGTTCTACTGCAGAATGGATAGAGCAACAAATAACATTTGAAACAGGTTCAAGTAGTGAAATTGTCTTTTTTATGACAAACGATTTTACGGCTTCAGAACAAGCTTATTATGACGACTTTACAATTGTGAAGAACTAG
- a CDS encoding DUF4870 domain-containing protein, protein MKEDKQLLVLTHLSQLLDFVTGIGGFIVPLILWITKKDEIFGMDAHGKAILNFRISMFIYILICIPLIFLFGLGILGFIVIGIFYLIFPIINAIKVSNNEAPNYPFSIAFIK, encoded by the coding sequence ATGAAAGAAGATAAACAGCTATTAGTACTTACTCATTTAAGTCAATTATTAGATTTTGTAACCGGCATTGGTGGCTTTATAGTTCCCTTAATTTTATGGATCACAAAAAAGGATGAAATCTTTGGAATGGATGCACACGGAAAAGCAATTCTTAATTTTAGAATCTCTATGTTTATCTATATCTTAATTTGTATCCCGTTAATTTTTCTTTTCGGATTAGGAATTTTAGGGTTCATTGTAATCGGAATTTTCTATTTAATTTTCCCAATTATAAACGCCATAAAAGTTAGTAATAATGAAGCACCAAATTATCCTTTTAGCATTGCATTTATAAAATAG
- a CDS encoding Dps family protein: MNYLNIDKDKALPVVSELNVLLADYQVYYQKLRNFHWNVLGKNFFELHNQFEDMYNDTKLKIDDIAERIVTLKYHPISKLSDYIEVSNVKESSPLLTDVEMVDILKNDQNIILTQLSKVIKKANEVEDEGTADLIGAYIRELEKSSWMLNAWSKNTSDVLDSSFVE; this comes from the coding sequence ATGAATTACTTAAATATTGACAAAGACAAAGCATTACCAGTGGTATCAGAATTAAATGTACTGTTGGCAGATTACCAAGTGTATTATCAGAAATTAAGAAATTTTCATTGGAATGTTTTAGGCAAAAACTTTTTTGAATTACACAATCAATTTGAGGACATGTATAATGATACAAAACTTAAAATTGATGATATTGCAGAAAGAATTGTCACCTTAAAATACCACCCAATTAGTAAATTGTCTGATTACATAGAAGTTTCTAACGTTAAAGAATCTAGTCCATTATTAACCGATGTTGAAATGGTAGACATTCTAAAAAACGATCAGAATATAATTTTAACACAACTTTCTAAAGTAATAAAGAAAGCCAATGAAGTCGAAGATGAAGGTACGGCAGATTTAATTGGAGCATACATTAGAGAGCTAGAAAAATCTTCTTGGATGTTGAATGCATGGTCTAAAAACACGAGTGACGTATTGGACAGTAGTTTTGTAGAATAA
- a CDS encoding T9SS type A sorting domain-containing protein, with protein sequence MRIKLFLTVLFTTLLSFGQDLSKLPVYEGFDYTEGTTLLDSDAKTGQGAWTENDYGSTKNPSVIASPFTSYAGLPAFTGNAIQIKGGTNDPLLYFEPVTEDDGVNLYASCIIKVTDMTSLSGTAKDYFFTLSGSGTGGYGAALYFSQIDATTFNLGINESNTSGEATIYTGATFTENVDEIFVVIKYEFNKDGNSVAHLFVNPTINGTTEPSATSDTSSITLENESNKSSFTALKINANSNSKTPAMAIDEIRIGTSWADVTTSSTLNIPQKELVNFNVYPNPANNYINIDSKKEKIASVDIINVLGKRVLSQKSIINNRLDISSLKKGIYIMKVKSIENNTITKRLIIN encoded by the coding sequence ATGAGAATAAAATTATTTTTAACAGTACTATTTACCACATTACTATCTTTTGGGCAAGATTTGTCTAAGTTACCTGTATATGAGGGTTTTGATTACACAGAGGGAACTACTTTATTAGATTCAGATGCAAAGACTGGGCAAGGGGCTTGGACTGAAAATGATTATGGAAGTACAAAGAATCCTTCTGTAATTGCTTCACCATTTACTAGTTATGCTGGTTTACCTGCATTTACAGGAAATGCAATTCAAATTAAAGGAGGAACTAATGATCCTTTATTATATTTTGAACCAGTAACTGAAGATGATGGCGTAAATTTATATGCTTCTTGTATCATTAAAGTTACAGATATGACTTCTTTATCAGGAACGGCAAAAGATTATTTCTTTACGTTGTCAGGGTCTGGTACTGGAGGGTATGGTGCTGCACTTTATTTTTCACAAATTGATGCGACTACCTTTAATCTTGGTATAAATGAGAGCAATACTTCTGGTGAAGCTACAATTTATACGGGTGCTACTTTTACTGAAAATGTAGATGAAATATTTGTTGTTATAAAATATGAATTTAACAAGGACGGAAATTCAGTTGCTCATTTATTTGTGAATCCAACGATTAATGGTACTACTGAACCATCTGCTACTTCGGATACGAGTTCTATAACCTTAGAAAATGAATCTAATAAATCATCTTTTACGGCTTTAAAAATAAATGCCAATTCTAATTCTAAAACTCCTGCAATGGCTATTGATGAAATTAGAATAGGAACTTCTTGGGCAGATGTTACGACTTCAAGTACTTTAAATATACCTCAAAAAGAGTTGGTTAATTTTAATGTGTACCCTAACCCAGCAAATAATTATATCAATATAGATTCAAAAAAAGAAAAAATTGCCTCTGTTGATATAATTAATGTTTTAGGTAAACGAGTTTTATCTCAAAAAAGTATAATTAATAATCGTTTAGATATTTCTTCTCTAAAAAAAGGGATTTATATTATGAAAGTAAAAAGTATTGAAAACAACACTATTACGAAACGATTAATTATCAATTAG